TCTATAAAGAAAGGATGTCCTTGGTATTATGCCAACAGGTGCAGGAAAGTCTCTGTGTTATCAGGTTCCAGCACTGATGTTAGACGGGATTACGATAGTAGTTTCGCCGCTTATTTCCCTGATGACAGATCAGGTTAAGGCGTTAAATCAGGCCGGTGTTCATGCGGCATATATTAATAGTTCGCTTACGGAGAATCAGATACGGACTGCCCTTTTTTATGCGGCGCAGGGAAGATATAAGATTATTTATGTAGCTCCAGAGAGGCTGAATACGATGCGTTTTCTGGAGTTTGTATGCCAGGTGGATATTTCTATGGTGACGGTGGATGAGGCGCATTGTATTTCCCAGTGGGGACAGGATTTCCGTCCAAGTTATGTTGGAATTGCGGATTTTCTTGCACAGTTACCAAAGCGTCCGGTTGTAAGTGCATTTACTGCAACAGCAACGGAACGAGTAAAACAGGATATTATGGGAAGTCTGCGTTTGCAAAATCCAGTGACAGTTGTGACAGGATTTGACCGACCGAATCTGTTCTTTCGCGTAGTGACCCGAAAGGGTGGAAAAGAGACCGACAACAGTGTTCTTAATTATGTCAAAAAGCATGAAGACGAAAGTGGAATCATTTATTGTGCAACGAAAAAGAATGTAGACAAAATATATGAACTTTTGCAGCAGTATGGCATTGCGGCAGGGCATTATCATGCAGGATTATCTTTAGAGGAACGAAAGAAAAATCAGGACGATTTTACCTATGACCGGATTCGTGTTATGGTAGCGACAAATGCATTTGGAATGGGTATTGATAAATCAAATGTCCGATATGTGCTGCATTATAACATGCCACAAAGCCTTGAATACTATTATCAGGAAGCGGGGCGTGCCGGACGTGACGGGGAAGAAGCAGAGTGTGTATTATTCTTTTCCAAGCAGGATATTATGATAAATAAGAGGCTTTTAGAATATAAGAGTACAGAAAGTATAGAGAGTGACCCGCAGGTACGGAGAAACGATTATCAAAAGTTAAATCGGATGATTGATTACTGCGAAACACAACAGTGCCTGCGCCAGTTTATTTTGTCGTATTTTGGGGATAACAGTCCATGTACTTGCGATAAGTGCAGCAACTGTGTGGTTGTAGAAGATGAGGCAGAGGAGAATTACATCCAGACCAAAAAGGAAAAGAAAAAAGCGTTTCGGCTTGCCAATCTGACTCCGAAAGGGCAGGAATTGTTCGAGCAGCTTCGTAAGTGCAGGACAGAACTTGCTGCAGAAAAAGGAGTTCCACCATATATAATCTGTTCCGATAAGACATTAACAGATATGTGTGCAAAATGTCCTGTAGACAATGAAGATATGGAAACAGTGTACGGAATGGGTGTGCAGAAAATTCAAAGTTATGGGGAACATTTTACCAAAATCATTATAGACTTTTTAGAAGAACAGAGTGCAGCCGGTGGAGCAGATGCAGAAACTCTGCAATTAACAACAGAGTTAAAACCAGAACAAATAGAGGAAACAACAGGAATAACAGTAGAAACTCCTCCTGCAAGAAAAAAGAAACTGCCATTTTATATCGCACCGGGAAAATTAGACGAAGTGGAACTGACCGATACCTGTATGATTTCAGAACTCACAAACCGGATTAACGAACTTTGTGACGAAGAAGACCAGAAAAACCGCAAAAAACTAACAGCAGCATTTGTCAATACCTTACTGATACAAAAAGGATATATTGAAGAAGCCACAGAAGGCGAAGAAAAAGTAAAACATGTAACAGAAAAAGGAAAAAAAGCCGGAATCAAGGAAGAAGAACGACAAGGTAAGTATGGAAGAAAGTATTACGCATTAATTCATACGAGGGAGAGTCAGGAGATGATTTTGGGAGAACTTCGAGACTATTTGTCCAATTTGCAGGGAGAATAAGACGGACGCCGCTGCCGAAGAGTCAGTATCCTTAATTCATTTTTTATTAAGTGTCTGTTTTTGAGACCTGTCCCATTACTAAAATTTAAGTGTTAATTTTTAGTATCTCATCTCTTGAACAGCGTCTCCCTTGCCTGCGGCAACTCAGAATATTCCACCATACTTGTAATATTCCACACATAAAATAATGATATTTGAATATAATTTGATAAAAAAAGCACTATTAGCAAAAACTTTCTGCTGCTAATGGTGTTTTTTTGTCTTCTTTTTACGAAAACTATCTTTAGTGAAAAAGAGATTCATGGTATAATCGAACGAGGCAGAATGAGGCGGTATAGGAAGTCTTGTTCTGAAGGTTACGAAAAGTATAAAAAATAAGTAAATATAATCTCATTTTTTAAATAAGGAGGAGAAAGTGTTGAACACAGTAAAATCAGAAGAGCTATATAAAATTGCACTTGATTTGATGCCAGGTGGTGTAAACTCACCGGTCAGAGCATTTGGTGCAGTAGGAAGGAATCCTTTATTTATTGACCACGCAAAGGGTTCCTATGTTTATGATGTAGATGGAAATAAGTTTATTGATTATGTTTGTTCCTGGGGACCTGGAATTCTTGGACATTCTCATCCGGAAGTACTTGAAGAAGTAGTAAAAGCCTGCTTTGACGGTCTGACTTTTGGGGCACCGACAGGTAAGGAGAATCAGCTTGCACAGCTTGTGCAGGAATGTGTGCCATCCATGGAAATGATGCGTATGGTAAGTTCCGGAACAGAGGCTACGATGAGTGCGATTCGTGCTGCCAGAGGATTTACCGGAAGAGATAAGATCATTAAGTTTAAGGGATGTTATCATGGACATTCCGATGGATTATTAGTGCAGGCTGGTTCTGCAGCATTAACACAGTCTGTACCGGACAGCAGTGGAGTTCCTGCTTCTTTTGCAGAGCAGACTTTAGTTGCTCTTTATAATGATAAAGATTCTGTCAGAGAGTTATTCGAGAACAATAAAGATCAGATCGCAGCACTTATCGTGGAGCCGGTTGCAGCGAATATGGGCGTTGTTATTCCAGATGATGATTTTCTTCCTTTCCTTCGTGAGATTACAGAGGAGAATGGAACAATTCTTATATTTGATGAAGTTATCACCGGATTCCGTCTTGGTGTCGGTGGTGCTCAGGAATGGTTTGGTATTAAGCCGGATCTGTCTACTTTCGGAAAGATTGTTGGTGGTGGAATGCCAATGGCGATCTACGGAGGACGCAGAGATATCATGAAGAACATTTCCCCAACAGGAAAGGTTTATCAGGCAGGTACGTTATCCGGTAATCCGATTGCGACAACAGCCGGAATTAAGACATTAGAGATTTTAAGAGATCATCCGGAACTTTATACAAAGATTGAGGCAAATACAAAGAAGCTTGCCGAAGCTTATAAGGTAAGAGCAGAGAAACAGGGTATTGCTATTCATGTAAATCAGATTGGTTCCCTTATGAGCGCTTTCTTTACAGGAGAGAATGTGAAGGATTATGCGGGAGCAACTTCTTCTGATACGAAGGCTTATGCAGATTACTTTAACTATATGTTAGAAAATGGTATCTATGTAGCCCCATCACAGTTTGAGGCAATGTTTATTTCTGCTGCACATAGTGATGAGGATATTCAGAGAACAATTGATGTGCTTACGAAGTAAGAGAAGTATTCAATAAAAGAGTTATAAATAAGCACTTTGTATTGGAAACAGAGTCAGATTATAAATAAGCACACATAGTCATAAAGACAAATATAATAAATGAGACAGAAAGTCAAAGGAGAAAATAATGGTACATTTTATTGGAGCAGGCCCTGGAGACCCGGAATTACTTACAATTAAAGGAAAGAAGCTGATTGATCAGGCAGATGTAATTATCTATGCCGGTTCTCTGGTAAATAAAGAAGTGCTTGCCGGAGCAAAAGAGGGTGCAGAGATTTATAACAGTGCAACAATGACTTTGGAAGAAGTTATTGAAGTAATGAAAAAGGCAGAGGCAGAAGGAAAGATGACAGCTCGTGTTCATACGGGAGATCCTGCTGTTTTTGGTGCGCACAGAGAGCAGATGGATGAACTTTCCCGTCTTGGAATCGACTATGATGTTATTCCGGGGGTTAGTTCCTTCCTTGCAACTGCAGCAGCATTGAAGAAAGAATATACCTTACCGGGAGTATCTCAGACAGTCATTCTTACAAGAATGGAAGGAAGAACTCCAATGCCGCCAAAGGAAAAGTTAAGAGATCTGGCAAAACATAATTCTACGATGATTATTTTCCTCAGTGTAGGAATGATTGAGCAGCTTGCAGATACTCTGAAAGAAGAGTACAGGGAGGATACGCCGGTTGCTGTTGTATACAAAGCTTCCTGGGAAGACCAGAAGATTGTGATCGGTAATCTGACAAATGTCGCACAGAAAGTAAAAGAGGCAGGCATCACAAAGACAGCGCTTACCGTTGTAGGTGATTTCCTTGGAGATGAGTACGAACTTTCCAAACTTTACGATAAGACATTTACACACGAATTCAGACAGGCAAAAGAGTAAGCCGCATGATTTTGCTGGAGGCAGAAAGTAAAAAATGGGTATACAGATAATTAGTATCAGTCATAAAATAGCCCCTCTTCATGTAAGAGAAATGTTTGCATTTACCGAGGAGCAGCAAAAACATATGATGCAGAAGATAACAGAACATCTTGAAGTTTCGGAATGTATCGTGTTATCTACATGCAACCGGACAGAAATGTATGTGTATTCTGATTCGGAAAGCAAGGGATGTGTATTTAATCTGATGGAGGATACTCTGCTTGGAGAAGCGGGTGCACAGGAGGAAGAAGATATTGGAAATTATCTTTTGTTCTATCATGGAGAAAAGGCAATCCATCATCTTTTTCAGGTGACTGCAGGTCTTGATTCAATGGTAATTGGGGAAGACCAGATTCTTGGTCAGGTAAAGACAGCACATAAGCAGGCAAGAGAAGCCGGAACAACGGGAGTGTATCTGAATACATTTTTCCGTATGGCGGTTACAGGAGCTAAGAAAGTAAAGACAGAAACAGAACTTTCAAAGACTTCTGTATCGACAGCGACACTTGCGCTTAAAGTGGCAGAGGAAGAGCTTGGCACATTAAAAGATAAGAAGGTTCTCATTATCGGTGCGACAGGTAAAATCGGAGGAATCGTGCTGATGAATCTGGAATCGCTTCATCAGGCAGATATTTATGTTACGACAAGAAAGAATAAGCTGATTAATACAAAGCATGGAAATGATGATTTTACAACGATTGATTATGAGGACAGATATAACTATTTAGATCAGATGGATGTTGTGATCAGTGCGACATCCAGTCCACATTATACACTGACATACAGCAAGATGAAGAAGCAGTTAGTGACAGCGAAAAGAAGAGTGTTTGTCGATCTGGCTGTGCCAATGGATATCGAAGCGAAGATCAGTGCGGTGGATGACACCTGCTACTATAATATTGATGATTTCACAAGAATCGCAAAGGAGAATAATCAGAAGAAGCTAAGAGAAGCAGAAGCCGCATCAGGAATTCTTGATGAGTATGAGCTTCAGTTTGAGCAGTGGATGGTATTCCAGAAGTCACTGTCCGTCATGGGAAAGGTCAGAGACAATTTTGTAAAAGTAGCAGAGCATAAAGGCGTGGAAAAGGCATTTGATCATTTCTTTTACTGGGTACGTGAGAATAATACTCCGGAAGATTTAGAAACCTTTTTCCATTGCTTAAATCATTAAAAACAGACAAGTATATTAGCAGATCAGTATACGAAAATACTGGTTTTAGCAGGAGGAAATGATGGGTAAGTTATATGCAGTTGGGTTTGGTCCTGGTGGATACGAACATATGACAGCAAAAGCGATTGATGTAATTAAAAATGCAGATGTGATTACAGGATATACTACATATGTAGAGATGCTGAAAAAGTTTTTCCCGGATAAGGAATATGTAGCAACTCCGATGACAAAGGAGATGGATCGCTGCCGTATGGCAGTTGATCTTGCTGCAGAAGGGAAAACGGTAGCAATGGTAAGTTCCGGAGACAGTGGAATTTATGGAATGGCAGGAATTCTTTTAGAAATTGCAAATGAAAAGAAAGCGGATGTAGAAATAGAAACAGTTCCGGGTGTGACAGCGGCAAGTGCGGCAGCCTCCGTTCTTGGTGCTCCACTGATGCATGACTTTACAATCATCAGTTTGAGTGATCTGATGACACCATATTCTCTTATTATGAAGAGAGTGGATTGTGCAGGACAGGGTGATTTCATTGTATGTCTCTATAATCCAAAGAGTAAAAAGAGAGCAGACTATGTGGAAAAGGCAGCCGAGATTCTTATGAAATATCGTGATGGAAAGACTCCTGTCGGCATTGTCCGCCATGCAGGAAGAGAAGAAGAATCTTCTTATATTACAACATTAGATGCGGTAAAAGATGCACCGATCGATATGTTTAGTATCGTTATTGTCGGAAATTCCAATACATATGTACGCGATGGAAAGATGATTACACCAAGAGGATATGAAGATAAATACGGATTCGCGAACGTAGAATAGGTGGAGGAACAAGATGAAAAATATCATCAAAATCGGAACAAGAAAGAGCAAACTGGCTCTGATACAGACCGATATTGTAAAAGATAAAATAAAACAGGCATTTCCTGAACTTGAAGTGGAAATCGTAAAGATTGATACGAAGGGAGACCAGATTCTTGATAAGTCTCTTACATCTTTTGGCGGTAAAGGGGTATTTACTGCGGAACTTGAAGCAGAACTTCTTTCCGGAGAAATCGATATTGCAGTTCACAGTGCGAAGGATATGCCGATGGATTTCCCGGAAGGTTTAGGAATTGGCGCTGTTCTTGACAGAGCGGATGTCAGAGATACGTTTGTAACGACAACCGGTAAAACTTTAGAAGAATTAGAGCCGGGAAGTATTGTTGGAACAAGTTCTTTACGAAGAGAATTATTAATTAAAGAAATCAATCCATATGTAACGATCAAGCTTCTTCGTGGGAATGTACAGACACGTTTAAGTAAGCTTCGTGACGGGCAGTATGACGGAATTATTCTTGCGGCAGCTGGTATCGAAAGACTTGGATATGAAAAAGAAGAAGGATTGCATTACCAGTATCTTGACCCGGATGTATTTCTTCCGGCAGCAGGTCAGGGAATCCTCGCAGTAGAGAGTCGTACAGAAGATGCCGAGATGGAAGAAATCCTTGCAGCGATCCACAGCGAGAAAGCAGAATGTCTTCTCATGGCAGAGAGAGCTTTCTTAAAGACAATCGGCGGAAGCTGTAATGCACCGGCTGCTGCACTTTGTCGTGAGGAAAATGGCGAATTTTCCATGCGTGCTATGTATGTGAAAGATGGAATTCATAGTAGAAAAACATATATGACGGTAAATATTAAAGATGCTTTAGCGGAAAAAGAGGCAGACAGCAAGCCAATAGCTGGGGCGACAGCAGCAGTAACAGTTTCCGTAGAAGAAACTGCAGCAAGAAAAAGCAAAGTAGAAATAGCAACAGAATTGGGTATCAGCGTTGCCCACGAAGTAAACAAAGGCATGGTATATCTGGTTGGTGCAGGTCCTGGTGATGAAGATCTGATGACAAGAAAAGGACTTAAGCTTTTAAGAGAGGCAGATGTTGTTGTTTATGATAATCTTGCATCCAGTTCTCTTTTAAATGAAGTGAGAGATGATGCAGAACTTATTTATGCCGGAAAGCGTTCTTCCAATCACCATTTAAAACAGTATGAGACAAATGAACTTTTAGTAAAGCTTGCTTTAGAAGGCAAGAATGTTGTCCGCTTAAAGGGTGGTGACCCATATATCTTTGGACGAGGCGGTGAGGAAGGTCAGGAACTTAGAGAAGCCGGAGTTGATTTTGAAATCGTACCAGGAATTTCTTCTTCCTATTCTGTTCCTGCATACTGCGGTATACCGGTAACGCATCGTGATTTTGCTTCTTCTTTCCATGTGATTACAGGACATGAAGGAAATCATAAAAATGGTGTGAGTGTACTGAATTATGAAACACTTGCCAAAGAGGAAGGTACGTTGATTTTCCTTATGGGACTTAAAAATCTTCCAAATATCGTAGCTTCTCTTATGGAGAATGGAAAAGATCCTGCAACACCGGTTGGTGTACTTCAGGAAGGAACAACGGCAAGACAGCGTGTTGCGACAGGAACACTTGCGGATATTGTAGAGGTTGTAGAGCGCGAGGGAATTAAGACTCCTGCGATTACGGTTGTTGGTGATGTCGTAAGTTTACGTCAGGTACTTGACTGGTATGGGCATAAACCATTATCAGGTAAGAGCGTCCTTGTAACAGGAACCACTTCCATGGTAGACCGACTTTCTCCGATTTTGAAAGAAGAAGGAGCAGAAGCAATCTCCTTTAGTTTGATTCGTACCGAAAGGATGAGACTTCCTGAGCTGGATCTTGCATTGAAAGAAATAGATAAGTATAAATGGATTGTATTTACCAGTGCCAATGGTGTGGAATGTTTCTTTGAAGAAATGCAGGAAATCCGAAAAGATATTAGAGATTTAGCGCATATTCGCTTTGCTGTTATTGGAGACGGAACGAAAAAAGCATTGGAAGACCATGGAATTTTCTGTGATTTTATTCCGACAGCATATTCTTCAAAAGATATGGCAGAGGCGATGGTTCCTCATATCGGAAAAGATGAACGTGTTCTTCTCCTTCGTGCAGAGGAAGCAAACAGAGTACTTCCAGATGCATTAAAAGAAGCAGGAATTCCTCATACCTGTATTTCCCTTTACCATACAGTAAATGATGAGAGAAAGGCAGAGGAGCTGAACCGTCTGATCAAAATGGTTGATTACGTGACATTTGCAAGCTCAAGTGCTGTTCGTGCCTTTGTATCTATGGTAGATAACCTTGATGATGTAAAAGGCAAATATATCAGTATTGGTCCGGTTACAACAAAGACAGCGGAGGAGAATGGTCTCTCCATCGAGAGAACCGCTGTTGTATACACTGCCAGAGGTATGGTGGAAACAATGATTCAGGATGTAGCGGAAGAAGGTCGAAAATAAATGAAGACACAAATAAAGCGTTTCTTGTTAACTCTTGGTTTTATGACAAGAATCCCTGTTAATGTAGATCTTGGAGAAGTAAAAGATGAAGATATGCATAAAGGATTTCTATATTATCCGGTTGTTGGTCTGATTCTTGGACTTTGTGATATGGCAGTATTTTTGCTCGTCAGCCTTATTTTGCCGGAAGTATTCGGAATACTTTTTGCGATGCTGGCAAATCTTTGCCTGACAGGTGCATTTCATTTAGATGGTCTTTCGGATACTGCCGATGGAATTTATTCGGCAAGAACGAGAGAAAGGATGCTTGAAATTATGAAAGACAGCCGTATCGGAACAAACGGTGCGGTGGCGATGTGTTTTGATCTGGCACTGAAATTTGCCGGCATCTATTACAGTGACATCCGCTGGCTGATGATTCTTCTTATGCCGATTGCCGGTAAGATGGTACAGGGAGCAATCGTATATAAAGCTATTTACCCACGTGAAAAAGGGATCGGTATTTATGTAGGAACCGTTAGTCTGGGAACCGTAATCGGAACGGTGATTTTAGGACTGATAGCAATGGTACTGGCATTTTCATACTGGGGAATTCTCATCTTTGCTATCCTTTTTGGATTTGCTTATCTTTTCCGGGTGTATATCACAGGAAAGATTGGTGGAATTACCGGAGATGTTATGGGAGCCGGGAGTGAACTTGCGGAAGTATTATTACTTCTCGTAGTGATAACGCTTACAAAGTATACAGGAATGGTACCGTTATCCTTGTTTGTTTTTTAAAATATAAATGCAGAGAGATATCAGCAGAAGGGGAGATGATTATGACTCTGGAGGAAGCGATTAAAAAGATTCAACCTTTAGATGAAGAGGCGATGGAATATACACGAGCAAGATGGAATACACTTGGAAAGCCTCTTCACAGTCTGGGAAGGCTCGAAGAAATGGTGACACAGTTTGCCGGAATTTACCGGGATAAGAAACCGCATTTAGGGAAAAAAGCAGTTATTGTTATGGCGGCTGATAATGGTGTTGTAGCAGAGGGAGTTACCCAGACAGGACAGGAAGTAACAAAAACAGTAACAGAAAATATGACAAAGCATAATGCGACAATCTGTATTATGTCTTCCATGAGTGGAGCAGATGTGTATCCTGTTGATATCGGAATTGCAACTGATTGTGATAATCCGGGAGTCCTTTCAAGAAAGATTAAATACGGAACCGACAACATGGCAAAAGGACCGGCAATGTCAAGAGAGGAAGCAATCAAAGCAATCGAAGTTGGCATTGATACAGTAGCTGAGTTAAAAGAAAAAGGATATAATGTGTTTGCTACCGGAGAAATGGGAATCGGTAATACAACAACAAGTAGTGCCGTCTGTTCTGTTTTATTAGATCAGAGTGTAGAAAAAGTAACCGGAAAAGGTGCCGGTCTTACGAATAAAGATTTAGAACATAAAATAGAAGTGATCAAGCAGAGTATCGCTTTAAATCAGGTGGATGCGAATGATCCGCTTGATGTTCTTTCTAAAGTAGGTGGTCTTGACATTGCTGGTATGGTTGGCTGTTATATCGGTGGAGCGGCATTACAAGTGCCGGTATTCATCGATGGATTTATTTCTTCCGTAGCAGCTCTGATCGCTATTCGTTTGGTACCGGAATGTGCACCATATCTTTTCCCATCCCACTGTTCGAATGAGCCAGCCGGACATTTAATCCTTGATGCGATTGGCAAAGAACCATATATACTTGCCAATATGTGTCTTGGAGAGGGAACCGGAGCGGTTATGGGATTTACGATCGCAGATTATGCATTTAAAGCGTACTGGGAATTACCTAGCTTTGAACAGACAAACTTTGGTACTTATGAAGAATTGAATTAAACTGCAGGAGGACATTATGTTAGATAAGATTCAAATCGTAAAACCTGCTGAAATCGAAAAAAGAAGCATGGAAATCATCACAAGTGAATTAAATGGGAGAACCTGGCCGGAGCCGGAGTTTTCCATTGTAAAAAGATGTATCCATACTTCGGCAGATTTTGATTATGCAGATAATTTATGTTTTTCTGAAAATGCTGCGAATATCGGTGTAGAAGCTTTAAAAAATGGAGCACATATCGTAACTGATACAAGAATGGCATGGTCAGGAATCAATAAAAAGAAGCTGGCATCTTTTGGTGGAGAAGCACACTGCTTTATGTCCGATGAAGATGTAGCAAAAGAGGCAAAAGAGCGTGGATGTACAAGAGCTGCAATCTGTATGGAAAGAGGAGCCGCTCTTGCAGAAAAAGAAAACGTTATTTTTGCTATTGGAAATGCACCAACGGCATTGATCCGCTTATACGAACTCATTAAAGAAGGCAAATTAAACCCTGCACTGATTATTGGTGCTCCGGTTGGTTTTGTAAATGTAGTAGAATCCAAAGAACTGATCATGGAGGCCGGAGTACCGTTTATCGTTCCAAAAGGACGAAAGGGCGGAAGTAATATTGCGGCAACCATCTGTAATGCAATGCTATATCAGTTATAAAACTGTGTTGGAATTAAATTTATGAAAGAATTAAGGGAAGGAGTTTCCACCGGCTCTTGTATGACAGGTGGCGCGGAGGCTTCGGTTATCTGGCAGACAACCGGTAAATGTCCTTCTGTGGTGAAAGTAGAAACGCCGATTGGAAAAACGCTTTATCTGGATATTATCCCAAAAGAATTTGGAGTCTGTGGTGTGGTAAAAGATGCTGGAGACGATCCGGATGTAACAAACGGAAGCGAGATTATTACAAAGGTGGAGCTTTTTGAGGAAGAGGGAGATATTTCCTTTTTTGGTGGAGACGGAGTCGGAACCATTACACAGGAAGGATTAAAAATTCCTCCCGGACAGCCGGCAATCAACCCGGTTCCACGTCAGATGGCAGAAAAAGCGATCCGCAAAATTATCGGCAATAAAAAGGCAAATATAACCGTAAGTATTCCTGGTGGAGAAGAACTTGCCAAAAAGACATTTAACCCGCGGCTTGGCATTGTAAATGGTCTTTCAGTTCTTGGAACGACGGGAATCGTCCGGCCGATGAGCGAAGAGGCAATGAAAGATTCTCTGATCGCAGAGCTTGATATGTATGCGAAGCAGGGACATAAATCGATCCTTTTTGTACTTGGAGGAACCGGAGAGACGGTGTTAAAAGAGCAGTACGGCGAATTTCAGTGTATTTTACAGGTAAGTAATTATATCGGCTTTATGATAGAAGAAGCGGTCGAGAGAGGATTTACTGATATTTTGATTGGTGGGTTTGTCGGAAAGCTTGTAAAAGTAGCATCCGGGACAATGAATACACATAGTCATGTAGCAGATGGCCGTATCGAAACGATCTGTACACACGCAGCTCTTCATGGCGCCCCTCTTTTAGTCATACAAAAGCTGTATTCCTGCCTTACAACGAAGGCGGCAATGAAGATTGTGGAAGAAGAGGGACTTATGGATATCTGGTCGGATATGGCACAAAAAGCATCCGAGTATTGTGAGAAGACCGCTCATAAGATGGCTAGAGTGGGAATTATTTTCCTGGATGGACAAAATGAAGTTCTGGCAGCTAGTAAAAATGTAGAAGAAGTACTCTCTGCCTGTAAAAAATAGTGATGCAAAGCGGCTTGAATTATAAAGGACAGTTGAACTATAAAGGGCAGAAAAATCAAAATAACTGCGGAGGGCAGAATGAGCAGATTAACAGTAGCCGGAATCGGACCGGGCGAAGCCGATTACATTTTACCGGCAGTAATTAAAAAAATGAAAAAAGCCCATACCGTAATTGCGGCAAAAAGAATCTTACCGGTTTTAAAAGAGCTGTGTCAGGATGTCAATAGTGAGGCAGATTCTGAAAATAATAAGCCGGTCTTTCTCGCGATGGGAAAGATTAAAGATACATTAGAGCAGATTGGAGAAATACTTTCTAAAGGACAGGATGTTGTGATGGCAGTTAGTGGTGATCCACTTATGTACAGTCTTTATCGTACCATTTGCAATGATCCAATCAGCGAAAGCTGGGAAGTGGATCTTATTCCGGGTGTTGGTTCGCTCCAAATGCTTGGAGCAGCATTTGGAGAAACGATGGAAGAGGCATTGATCATCAGTGTACATGGAAGAGCAA
This Anaerobutyricum hallii DNA region includes the following protein-coding sequences:
- the hemL gene encoding glutamate-1-semialdehyde 2,1-aminomutase; the protein is MNTVKSEELYKIALDLMPGGVNSPVRAFGAVGRNPLFIDHAKGSYVYDVDGNKFIDYVCSWGPGILGHSHPEVLEEVVKACFDGLTFGAPTGKENQLAQLVQECVPSMEMMRMVSSGTEATMSAIRAARGFTGRDKIIKFKGCYHGHSDGLLVQAGSAALTQSVPDSSGVPASFAEQTLVALYNDKDSVRELFENNKDQIAALIVEPVAANMGVVIPDDDFLPFLREITEENGTILIFDEVITGFRLGVGGAQEWFGIKPDLSTFGKIVGGGMPMAIYGGRRDIMKNISPTGKVYQAGTLSGNPIATTAGIKTLEILRDHPELYTKIEANTKKLAEAYKVRAEKQGIAIHVNQIGSLMSAFFTGENVKDYAGATSSDTKAYADYFNYMLENGIYVAPSQFEAMFISAAHSDEDIQRTIDVLTK
- the cobM gene encoding precorrin-4 C(11)-methyltransferase; amino-acid sequence: MVHFIGAGPGDPELLTIKGKKLIDQADVIIYAGSLVNKEVLAGAKEGAEIYNSATMTLEEVIEVMKKAEAEGKMTARVHTGDPAVFGAHREQMDELSRLGIDYDVIPGVSSFLATAAALKKEYTLPGVSQTVILTRMEGRTPMPPKEKLRDLAKHNSTMIIFLSVGMIEQLADTLKEEYREDTPVAVVYKASWEDQKIVIGNLTNVAQKVKEAGITKTALTVVGDFLGDEYELSKLYDKTFTHEFRQAKE
- a CDS encoding RecQ family ATP-dependent DNA helicase, giving the protein MPTGAGKSLCYQVPALMLDGITIVVSPLISLMTDQVKALNQAGVHAAYINSSLTENQIRTALFYAAQGRYKIIYVAPERLNTMRFLEFVCQVDISMVTVDEAHCISQWGQDFRPSYVGIADFLAQLPKRPVVSAFTATATERVKQDIMGSLRLQNPVTVVTGFDRPNLFFRVVTRKGGKETDNSVLNYVKKHEDESGIIYCATKKNVDKIYELLQQYGIAAGHYHAGLSLEERKKNQDDFTYDRIRVMVATNAFGMGIDKSNVRYVLHYNMPQSLEYYYQEAGRAGRDGEEAECVLFFSKQDIMINKRLLEYKSTESIESDPQVRRNDYQKLNRMIDYCETQQCLRQFILSYFGDNSPCTCDKCSNCVVVEDEAEENYIQTKKEKKKAFRLANLTPKGQELFEQLRKCRTELAAEKGVPPYIICSDKTLTDMCAKCPVDNEDMETVYGMGVQKIQSYGEHFTKIIIDFLEEQSAAGGADAETLQLTTELKPEQIEETTGITVETPPARKKKLPFYIAPGKLDEVELTDTCMISELTNRINELCDEEDQKNRKKLTAAFVNTLLIQKGYIEEATEGEEKVKHVTEKGKKAGIKEEERQGKYGRKYYALIHTRESQEMILGELRDYLSNLQGE
- the cobJ gene encoding precorrin-3B C(17)-methyltransferase gives rise to the protein MGKLYAVGFGPGGYEHMTAKAIDVIKNADVITGYTTYVEMLKKFFPDKEYVATPMTKEMDRCRMAVDLAAEGKTVAMVSSGDSGIYGMAGILLEIANEKKADVEIETVPGVTAASAAASVLGAPLMHDFTIISLSDLMTPYSLIMKRVDCAGQGDFIVCLYNPKSKKRADYVEKAAEILMKYRDGKTPVGIVRHAGREEESSYITTLDAVKDAPIDMFSIVIVGNSNTYVRDGKMITPRGYEDKYGFANVE
- the hemA gene encoding glutamyl-tRNA reductase, with translation MGIQIISISHKIAPLHVREMFAFTEEQQKHMMQKITEHLEVSECIVLSTCNRTEMYVYSDSESKGCVFNLMEDTLLGEAGAQEEEDIGNYLLFYHGEKAIHHLFQVTAGLDSMVIGEDQILGQVKTAHKQAREAGTTGVYLNTFFRMAVTGAKKVKTETELSKTSVSTATLALKVAEEELGTLKDKKVLIIGATGKIGGIVLMNLESLHQADIYVTTRKNKLINTKHGNDDFTTIDYEDRYNYLDQMDVVISATSSPHYTLTYSKMKKQLVTAKRRVFVDLAVPMDIEAKISAVDDTCYYNIDDFTRIAKENNQKKLREAEAASGILDEYELQFEQWMVFQKSLSVMGKVRDNFVKVAEHKGVEKAFDHFFYWVRENNTPEDLETFFHCLNH